The Agrobacterium vitis region GTTATCCAGCCTGGCTGTTTTGCGTCCGCGTGTGTCGCTGGCCATGGAAGGGCCGGGCGGCTGCGGATGCAGGGGCGTTCAGGTTGTTCTACGATGGCTCGCAGGGGTCCAGATCTTAAGCTTATGCCAGAAACAATCATAGATTCCGACAGGCTTTTAATCCATCGCACTTGCCACCACACTGGCCCCATACTGACCATCGCGCTGGCGTCCTATAACGCTGGCATCAATGGACACCGCGGGGTCGTCGGGTCATCGTGGACAAAGCAAGCTGTGACAGATCGATAAAGACCATGTCCCTTTCTTTGCGACACGCTTCTATCGGTCTTTTGACACATGGCCAATATCTCGCCTGCCACGATCGCTTCACCGGCGGTCGCAGAACCACATAGGAGTGATGTTTTGCAGGGCGGCGCCGCTTGGTTGCGGATTTTTTTGGGCAGCGGCACTTGCCGTCTGGACTTCGAAAGTCCGATCTGTTATTGGCGCTCCCTAATCGCTGGTCCTGCGGGCCAGCGGAACACTCTTTTTTGGTCCGTGAAAGGCATGGTTCGGCAGAATTCGTGTCCCGGCGGAAAACGACCACCAAACCAAAGGAACGGGATTCGACGTGCAGGTACTTGTCCGCGATAACAACGTTGATCAGGCGCTTCGCGCCTTGAAGAAGAAGATGCAGCGCGAAGGCATCTTCCGTGAAATGAAAATGCGTGACTATTATGAAAAGCCGTCGCAAAAGCGCGCTCGCGAAAAGGCTGAAGCCGTTCGCCGCGTTCGCAAGCTGGCCCGCAAGAAGATGCAGCGCGAAGGCCTGATTGCCGCTCCGGCACGTCCGGCACTTGGCAGCCGCTAATTGACGTTTCCCGCGTTTTTTCAAAGCGCGACATGATCCGATTGAGCGGCAGCGATCAGTTCGCGGCCGCTTTTTCGTGTGAAATTTTCTATGACAGGCAGATCGGCAGCCGGCATAGTCGCGTCGTGGCCGGGCTATAGCCTCATTCGGGACATTGGACCGGCGCGCTGCCATAGAGTTTTGTTGTCGCATCGGATTCGTCGCAAAACCGGTTTCTACGTTTCGGTCCGATGCTATAAAGGCCGCAAATTGCTGGAATGATGTGGTTTTTGCATTTGCGCGGTGGAAACCGTCTGCATTCGGATGTAAGCCAAGTTTCGGGATAAACAGGTCTCGGTATAGACAAGTCTCCGGATAAAGTTTTGTTGAACGGACAGAACTTTAGGAACGCTGCGGCGTTTCCTTTTCAGTTTCGGCATAGTCCGACGTTTTGAACAGGTGGAACGGAAAGCATGACGCCAATGGTCGATAAGGTTTTCAACTCCGGTCCAACAGCCGGTCGCCTGGGGGCTAACATGCGCGGCAAAAGCTGCCATATGCTGGCGCTTGGCCTCACCGCCATGCTGACGCTTGCCGGATGCCAATCCACCAATCAGTCAAGCGACATGATCAGCATCGATCGCGATCAGGGCTCCAAGGAAAATATTTCCTCGCTGTCGTCGGTTATCGCGTCCAATCCACGCGACCCAGGCGGCTATAACGTGCGGGGCTCCGCCTATGGCCGGGCTGGCGAGTTCCAGAAGGCGCTGGCCGACTTCAACACCGCGCTGCAACTCAACCCGAATTTCTATCAGGCCTATGCCAACCGCGCGCTTGTCTATCGCAATATGGGCAAGCCGGTGGAAGCCGCCAATGATTATACCGCTGCGCTGAAGATCAATGGCAGCTATGATGTCGCCTATATCGGCCGTGGCAATATCTACCGCCAGGCGGGCCGGGTGGATGAGGCATTTCAGGATTTCTCCAAGGCAATCGAGCTGGATACCACCGATGGCCGCGCCTATCACAATCGTGGCCTGATCTTCCAGCTGCGTGGCCAGCACGACAAGGCGATCGACGATTTTTCCAAGGCGATCTCGCTGTCGCCCAGCGCGCCTGAGCCTTATAACGGCCGTGGCGTGAGCTATCTGGCGCTGAACGACGACGAAAACGCCTTTGCCGATTTCAACCATGCCATCGACATGAATCCGAAGCTGGCTGAATCCTGGGCCAATCAGGCGCTGGTCTACGAGCGGCGCGGCGACAAGGTCAAGGCGGCCAAGTCCTACGCCCATGCCCTGAGCCTGGATGGCAAATACACGCCTGCCCGCGATGGTCTTGCCCGCACACGCGGCTCGACAAGCTGAAGCAACTGACACAGTTCCATAGAAAAGGCCGGCATTGCCGGCCTTTCAGTTCTGGAGATTGGTCAGTTCTGGAGATTGGCAATCGCGGTTTACCGCATCATGAAAACGCCGATGACGCTGAGGATCAGGAACACCAAAATGCC contains the following coding sequences:
- the rpsU gene encoding 30S ribosomal protein S21, whose translation is MQVLVRDNNVDQALRALKKKMQREGIFREMKMRDYYEKPSQKRAREKAEAVRRVRKLARKKMQREGLIAAPARPALGSR
- a CDS encoding tetratricopeptide repeat protein, whose protein sequence is MRGKSCHMLALGLTAMLTLAGCQSTNQSSDMISIDRDQGSKENISSLSSVIASNPRDPGGYNVRGSAYGRAGEFQKALADFNTALQLNPNFYQAYANRALVYRNMGKPVEAANDYTAALKINGSYDVAYIGRGNIYRQAGRVDEAFQDFSKAIELDTTDGRAYHNRGLIFQLRGQHDKAIDDFSKAISLSPSAPEPYNGRGVSYLALNDDENAFADFNHAIDMNPKLAESWANQALVYERRGDKVKAAKSYAHALSLDGKYTPARDGLARTRGSTS